One part of the Arabidopsis thaliana chromosome 1 sequence genome encodes these proteins:
- a CDS encoding uncharacterized protein (Protein of unknown function (DUF626); CONTAINS InterPro DOMAIN/s: Protein of unknown function DUF626, Arabidopsis thaliana (InterPro:IPR006462); BEST Arabidopsis thaliana protein match is: Protein of unknown function (DUF626) (TAIR:AT1G19060.1); Has 209 Blast hits to 208 proteins in 2 species: Archae - 0; Bacteria - 0; Metazoa - 0; Fungi - 0; Plants - 209; Viruses - 0; Other Eukaryotes - 0 (source: NCBI BLink).): protein MDMSVIMRYGDDKAEELCLEVEDYWARVDESDGFDVEGIQAPPGGTPLIHYDCHLPNSRHPDPVLVKLYASAGLHRYNMLEGTNFKLVDVMKFNKLMMHLSPFYITLLAQDPVSRSQQTFQVQVDEHCLSTMDLTVLIARPKAVSTNESVLAPQSFSVEESPEWPSDFNDGKRFYRVKESELRNNDWISLYLQLVLVSHDRMRISDSDLSKLKIVEAVIETKDDMLPPNERLLNAKTAIVYITFKGFTKCRIGDEHTERKTIVRRIFDEDTGHLSIKGELIGEYKLGGDFDPGCYFNSPAILEARRICQGLPPQPF, encoded by the exons ATGGATATGAGTGTGATTATGAGGTATGGGGATGATAAAGCCGAGGAGTTATGCCTTGAAGTGGAGGATTACTGGGCTCGAGTGGATGAATCCGAT ggtttcgatgTCGAGGGAATCCAAGCACCACCAGGGGGCACTCCATTGATACACTACGACTGTCATCTGCCCAATAGTAGGCATCCTGATCCTGTATTGGTCAAGCTTTATGCTAGTGCGGGGCTTCATCGCTACAATATGTTGGAG GGGACGAACTTCAAGCTCGTTGATGTAATGAAATTCAACAAGTTAATGATGCATTTGTCCCCTTTCTACATAACTTTACTTGCACAAGATCCAGTTAGCCGTTCGCAGCAAACCTTTCAGGTTCAAGTTGATGAACACTGTCTTAGCACTATGGATTTGACGGTTCTAATTGCTAGACCTAAAG CTGTGTCCACCAATGAGTCCGTCTTAGCTCCGCAGAGTTTTTCAGTGGAAGAATCGCCTGAGTGGCCGTCAGATTTCAATGATGGAAAACGATTCTACCGG GTGAAGGAATCTGAGTTGCGTAACAATGATTGGATTTCTCTATATTTGCAACTTGTACTCGTATCACATGATAGGATGAGAATCTCAGAT AGCGATCTGTCCAAGCTGAAGATTGTGGAAGCGGTGATAGAAACCAAGGACGATATGCTGCCGCCGAATGAGAGACTACTCAATGCCAAAACTGCAATTGTGTACATAACTTTTAAGGGCTTCACCAAGTGTCGGATTGGTGATGAGCATACTGAACGCAAAACTATAGTTAGAAGAATATTCGATGAGGATACAGGACACCTTTCTATCAAGGGTGAGTTGATTGGTGAGTACAAGCTTGGAGGGGACTTTGACCCTGGTTGTTATT